From Thermodesulfovibrionales bacterium:
TCTTCCCTCAATCTCTCGGAGAGCCTGTTGTTATCCGTCATATTAATTATGAGATCAGGGCTGTACCTCTTTAATGGCTCTGTTTCCTTCAAAACAGGTATACCCCATTTTCTTGCAAGAACAGCACCGGGGGCATTATCGGAAGGTTCTACTATTGCAGAAATATGAATCTCGGGCTCTTCCCTTAAGAAAGAGAGTAGCGTTCCTCCGCCAACATTACCGCCTATTATGGCAACCTTTATCAAATCTGTGCCCTTAAAATATCAGACATCATTGTGATAAACTCTTCAAGCAGTTCAGGATCCCACTGTCCGCTGAATCTCTCCTCATGCATTATCTCAAGCACTCTTGAAGGTGGAAGTCCATCTCTGTAAGGTCTAACAGAAACCATGGCATCATAGGCATCGACTATAGATAATATCCTTGCAGTAAGAGGTATGTCCCTCGAGGAAAGACCATCAGGAAATCCGCTGCCGTCCCATCTTTCATGATGGTGCCTTATTACAGGAAGTGCCTCCTTCATTGAAAAAAGCGGTCTGCATATCTCTTCGCCTATCAGCACGTGTCTCTTGACCTCTTCCATTTCTTCCCTGTTCAGCCTGCCCTTTTTATGAAGAATGCCTTCATTTATACCGATCTTTCCAACATCATGAAGAAGACCGGCCTTTCTTAAGACCTCCTGTTCTTCAGCGGATATCCTGAGATAGGAGGCAAATTTTGTAGACAGTTCACTGACCCTTGTGGAATGTCCCTTAGTATAAGGATCTCTTGCCTCAAGGGCAATGGCGAGTGTAAGAATGATATTTTCAGAATGCTCTAACTCATCATAAAGGGCCTTTAATTTCAGAAGGGACATTATTTTAGTGATCAGTTCTGTTGAATCAAAAGGCTTGCTTATAAAATCATCTGCACCGCATTCAAGACCGGTGATTCTGCTTTTTTTATCTGTAAGGGCTGTGAGCAAAATAACAGGTACATATCTCTTGCCAGCTATGGACTTAAGCATGCTGCAGAGCTGAAAACCATTTATTCCTGGCATCATCACATCAAGAACTGCAACATCAATGCTGTCTCTTTTGAATATTTCTATGGCACCTTCACCGTTAAGTGCTTTATATACCCTGAAGCCGGCCTTCTGAAAAATCGTCTCAAGAAGCTCCAGGTTTGTCTCTATATCATCCACAATAAGAACAGACGGAATCTTTTTTGAAATCATGCTGTTTTCTTTCATAATTATTTAAATTAAACCATTAAAAAATAAATTTGTCAATATTTTTATATTTAAAAAAAACTTAAAAGCAATATTTGCAAACTACTGATTTTTTTGAAGGCGCTTTATTCCACCTGAGAAAGTTTAAATAATTTTAAGCTCTATACCTCTTAATTTAGCAGCCAGAATTTATAAAAATTTAAATGAACTCCTCTTTCTTAGCTGAACAAAATATTGGTTTGACTTTTTAATTTTATATTGGATAAGCTTAAATTCATGAAAAACTTTGAAAAACTTTTAGAAATAATGGAAAAACTCCGTACAGAATGTCCCTGGGACAGAGAACAGACCAGGGAGTCCATAAAGCCCTTTCTTATTGAGGAGACTTATGAGGTTGTAGAGGCTATTGATGAAGGAGAACCTGAAAAAATTAAAGAGGAGCTTGGAGATCTGCTCTTTCAGATAATATTTCAGTGCCAGATTGCAAAAGAAAGGGGTGAATTTTCCATAAATGATGTAATGGAGCATATAGCAAATAAGATGATATCAAGACATCCCCATGTATTTGGAAATGCAGAGTACAGAACAGCAGAAGAGGTCCTTAAGCAATGGGAAGAAAGAAAGAAGGAAGAAGGGAAACAGAGGGAGTCCATTCTTGAAGGAATTCCAAAGGAGCTGCCTGCTTTAATAAAAGCTCAGAGGGTTCAGTCAAGGGTTGCAAAGGTTGGCTTTGACTGGAAGGATATAAATGATGTTCTTGAGAAATTAAATGAAGAACTCAAGGAATTCAAGGAAGCACTTGAGAGAAATAGTCAGAAAGACATAGAGGATGAGCTTGGAGACATCTTCTTCAGTCTCGTGAACATCTCAAGATTTGTCGGAGTAAATCCCGAGGATGCTCTTAGAAAAACTATAAGCAAATTCATCTCACGATTCAGATATATTGAAATACAGGCAAAGAATAGCGGTAAAAGTCTTTCAGAGATTACCCTTGAGGAGATGGACCGACTTTGGGAAGAGGCAAAATCCTCTGAGGATTAATCGACCAATGTATCTTTTACAACTGTCCGTGAACCCTTTGTAGAGATAAAAAGACTCTTCCACGAAAGAGCACTTACACTTACTGCAAGTATAATGAGAATCACTGCAATTCCTGTAAGAACAAGATTACGGGAAGGTAAATATTTTGTAACAGTAAGATAGGTAAGAGAAGCCACTGTGGTAAGAAGCATAAAAACAGCAGGAAGAAGTGTAAAGAGGCTCTTCTTTGATCTCTTGGTAAGCCATAAGGAAACTGCTATTAATGCAAGGCTTGCAAGAAGCTGATTTGCAGAACCAAAAACAGGCCAGACAAGAAGGAATCCCTGTTTATAGGCAAGCAGTAAAGATATTAAAACTATAATACCTGAGTTAAAATAAATTGAACGGAAAAGGGCTGGAATCTCCTTAAATATTACTTTCCATAATTCCTCAAGAAGGTATCTACCAAGCCTAACAGATGTATCAAGGGTTGTTGCAAGGAATCCTTCAACCATTATTATACCGAAGATTGTTCCAATATAAACCGGGATACCTACAGTCTGATCAAGAAGAAACCCTGTCCCGAGCGAAAAAGCAAGAACAGGATTGGACCTGCCTTTTCCAGGATCAGGAAATACAATCTTTGAATAATCACTGAATGAAAGGGCTGCTCCAACTGCTATCAACACAGAGACAGCAAGCAGTGACTCAAGAAGCATTCCTCCATATCCTATTCGCCTTGCATCAGACTCTCTCTGTATCTGCTTTGATGTAGTGCCACTTGCAACAAGGGAATGAAATCCTGATATAGCTCCGCAGGCTACTGTTATAAATAGTACTGGCCAGAGAGGTCCTAATTTTGAATAACCCTCTGCTGAATTAAAGGCAGGTGCAGAGATATTAATTCCCTTAATACCACCAATAATTATACCGGAAATAAGGGCAAATAGCCCTCCGTAGAGGATAAAAGAATTAATGAAGTCCCTTGGCTGAAGTACAAGCCATACAGGTATTGCTGAGGCAAAGAAACAGTATATGGAAAGCAATACCATCCATGTATCAGAAGAAAGTCTTACAGGAAATTTTAAACCTATAACTAAAGAAAGGATAGCTATGAGTAAGGCAGCAGTTACGGCACTCATGGTTTTAATCTGTCTTTTCACAATGAGAAAGCCCAGAAGGGGTGCAAAGAGGGTTATAACAATTACAGAGGTAGATGCCACACCTCCTATTACAGCCTTCACATCACCTGTTTTTTCATCCCTGAGGGTTTTGAGTAATGTCTGTTCTTCCGGAAGCTGCAGGGTTTCAAGATTTACCATTGATGTTAATGCTGCTGCTGTGAGGCTGAGAAAGGACGCTGAAACAAGAATTATAAGAAAAAGTGTAAAGAGAATGAACAAGATAAATCCCGTAGTACCCATTGTTTTACGGGCTATTTCTGCAATAGATCTCCCCTTCTCGCGCAGGCTTACGAATAAAGAGGTGTAATCATGAACAGCACCTATAAGGATACCGCCGAGGATAATCCAGAGCCAGGATGGATAAAAGCCGTATATTAATGCAATAGTAGGCCCTATTATAGGGCCGCCACCTGCAATTGATGCAAAATGGTGGGAGAATACAACAGGAGTCTTTGAAGGTACGTAATCCACTCCATCGTATATTTCCTTTGCAGGTGTTGGATTAGCATCGCTGGCATTAAATACACGGCTTATATAGCCTCCGTATATTCTGTAGGCAAATATGAAGACCAGAATGGTAAAGATTAAAAGAAAAAGAATATTCATTTATTAATTATTTATTATGCACCTGAATAATTTCAAGGTTTACCGTAATCTGCCGATAGAAATAATTTATATCCCACGCATTAAAAGGGCAGGTTTTAAATTAATTTTCATTAATACAGAAACTGGCATCATTCCTTGACATACTGTCAGAACATACCTATAACCTTATCCTCCTCCACCATTAAATCCACAAGCCTGTCATAATCTATCTTTTCTGCATCCTTCAGCATCTCTTCACTCTTCAGACCTCTCAGTCTCATATCTTCCTCAAGGATATAAACCTTTCCACAAAAACCCTCAAAACGATCTTTGTTGCCAAAATAAACTCCGTTCTGTAACAGTACTATATCAGAGGCCATATCCCTTGCGAGTTTAAAGCCCCTCTTTCCTTCAGGTGTATCAGGTGAGCTTTTTATTATTACAAGCATCTCAGCTCCTAAAAAATCATAGTTACATCTGCTGTCTTAATTATCTCTGCAATCTCATGACTGTTTACAATTCTGACTCCATCAATTAATCCATCAGTATCTATATATTCCTCTTTTAAAGATGTCTTATCCACATAGACTTCTACACCCATATTAATACAGTCCCTAATCCCCTCTTCAATACTTGAATACGGTGTATAACGTACATCCTGATTCTTTCTAGCAGCATTTACTCCACCGTCAACAAGCACAAGTCTAACTGACAGGTCTTCTGTAACTGCTCCAAGGGCATGTCTTATTGCCTCTGAAGCATCGACTGTTCCATAGGGAGGCTTCCTAAGTATAATGCTGATGTTCATAATACCTCCTATGAACCAAGGCTTAAAAAAATGGGTCCTGTCTTTAAAACATTAAAAAGACCTTTAAGTGAACTCATCTCTCCACCCTTAACCGCATCCTCAGCCGTGAGACCACGACTCTGCATACAACCTGTTCATATATCAATCTTGAGTCCCTTTTCAATAAGCTCTTCAAGAATTGAAAGAGATTGAGGAAGTTGACCTTTTACTATAGAGAAGACACCATCTCCAGAAGCAATCAATCTGACCTTATGACCCTTTCTTAACGCTGACTCTGCAATTTTAAAAAAGGTATGGGTATTTTCATAACTGAAAGGTGTTGTTGAGAGAAATATAACTATCTCTTTTGCCATGTTACCACCCTCAGTATTTAGAGAAGTAGCAAATTAGAGCAATTGTTTAAAGACCTTTCTGGAAATTCCAGAGGAGTTTACTGACTTCTTCTATTAAAGATCAGAAATGTCTGTTTTTATATAACCAAGGTTTTTAGAAAATTCTAAAAGATACTCAGTTTTTGCAAGACTGCCACGCGAAATATCAATAAAACGAAAAAGTTCAGTCTTTGATCTTCTGCCATAAACTTCAACTATATTTGTAGCCACTGATAATGATGCTCCCCTAATTTGTGAAGTCAGGCCAAATGTCTCTACTGCTCTGGCCGTAGGCCACTGTCGCAATCCCTTTTAAATGAGGTCAGATTTAGAGCAGCAAAGCAGTAGCTCAGTGGAGTGTAGTCAAAGACCTTTCTGGAATAGCAACTTCCACTTACAAAGTAATTTTTTGGAACAGACCTATCTGGAAATTAAAGAAACTGCTGCTCTGCTGGTCTGCTGCTCTTCTGCTCTGGCCGTAGGCCACTGTCGCAATCCCTTTTAAATGAGGTCTTCTTTCCTACCATAGAGCAACTTGATGATGCAATAAATTGTTATCTGGTAGTGATATTTAAGACGCCAG
This genomic window contains:
- a CDS encoding response regulator is translated as MKENSMISKKIPSVLIVDDIETNLELLETIFQKAGFRVYKALNGEGAIEIFKRDSIDVAVLDVMMPGINGFQLCSMLKSIAGKRYVPVILLTALTDKKSRITGLECGADDFISKPFDSTELITKIMSLLKLKALYDELEHSENIILTLAIALEARDPYTKGHSTRVSELSTKFASYLRISAEEQEVLRKAGLLHDVGKIGINEGILHKKGRLNREEMEEVKRHVLIGEEICRPLFSMKEALPVIRHHHERWDGSGFPDGLSSRDIPLTARILSIVDAYDAMVSVRPYRDGLPPSRVLEIMHEERFSGQWDPELLEEFITMMSDILRAQI
- the mazG gene encoding nucleoside triphosphate pyrophosphohydrolase — encoded protein: MKNFEKLLEIMEKLRTECPWDREQTRESIKPFLIEETYEVVEAIDEGEPEKIKEELGDLLFQIIFQCQIAKERGEFSINDVMEHIANKMISRHPHVFGNAEYRTAEEVLKQWEERKKEEGKQRESILEGIPKELPALIKAQRVQSRVAKVGFDWKDINDVLEKLNEELKEFKEALERNSQKDIEDELGDIFFSLVNISRFVGVNPEDALRKTISKFISRFRYIEIQAKNSGKSLSEITLEEMDRLWEEAKSSED
- a CDS encoding carbon starvation protein A, with translation MNILFLLIFTILVFIFAYRIYGGYISRVFNASDANPTPAKEIYDGVDYVPSKTPVVFSHHFASIAGGGPIIGPTIALIYGFYPSWLWIILGGILIGAVHDYTSLFVSLREKGRSIAEIARKTMGTTGFILFILFTLFLIILVSASFLSLTAAALTSMVNLETLQLPEEQTLLKTLRDEKTGDVKAVIGGVASTSVIVITLFAPLLGFLIVKRQIKTMSAVTAALLIAILSLVIGLKFPVRLSSDTWMVLLSIYCFFASAIPVWLVLQPRDFINSFILYGGLFALISGIIIGGIKGINISAPAFNSAEGYSKLGPLWPVLFITVACGAISGFHSLVASGTTSKQIQRESDARRIGYGGMLLESLLAVSVLIAVGAALSFSDYSKIVFPDPGKGRSNPVLAFSLGTGFLLDQTVGIPVYIGTIFGIIMVEGFLATTLDTSVRLGRYLLEELWKVIFKEIPALFRSIYFNSGIIVLISLLLAYKQGFLLVWPVFGSANQLLASLALIAVSLWLTKRSKKSLFTLLPAVFMLLTTVASLTYLTVTKYLPSRNLVLTGIAVILIILAVSVSALSWKSLFISTKGSRTVVKDTLVD
- the tusB gene encoding sulfurtransferase complex subunit TusB — encoded protein: MLVIIKSSPDTPEGKRGFKLARDMASDIVLLQNGVYFGNKDRFEGFCGKVYILEEDMRLRGLKSEEMLKDAEKIDYDRLVDLMVEEDKVIGMF
- a CDS encoding DsrE family protein encodes the protein MNISIILRKPPYGTVDASEAIRHALGAVTEDLSVRLVLVDGGVNAARKNQDVRYTPYSSIEEGIRDCINMGVEVYVDKTSLKEEYIDTDGLIDGVRIVNSHEIAEIIKTADVTMIF
- a CDS encoding DsrE family protein, with protein sequence MAKEIVIFLSTTPFSYENTHTFFKIAESALRKGHKVRLIASGDGVFSIVKGQLPQSLSILEELIEKGLKIDI
- a CDS encoding four helix bundle protein is translated as MRQWPTARAVETFGLTSQIRGASLSVATNIVEVYGRRSKTELFRFIDISRGSLAKTEYLLEFSKNLGYIKTDISDL